The sequence below is a genomic window from Bosea sp. F3-2.
CGATTTCCTGCGCAAGGACAAGCTGACCATGCCGAACCTGGCGGTCACGATCCCCTTCGTCTTCGACTCCGAACTCGCCATCAAGAACAGCGGCGGGGACCCGCTCGCCAAGGAATGGCTGAAGAACAACGTCGCCGGCTCCGGCGCCTTCAAGGTCGAGAGCTGGAAGCCGGGGGTCGAGACGATCTATGTCCGCAACGACGACTGGGCGAGCGGACCTCTGCCGAAGCTGCGCCGCATCATCGCCCGCGACATCGCCTCGCCCTCGACGCGGCGCGCGCTGATCGAGCGCGGCGATGCCGACATCTCCTATGGTCTGCCGCCGAAGGACTTCAAGGATCTGCTCGACGGCGGCAAGATCAATGTCGTCGGGGTGCCGATCCCGAACGGCGTCTGGGGGCTCTACCTCAACAGCCAGGTCGGCCCGTTCAAGGATGTCCGCCTGCGCCAGGCCGTCGCCTGGGTGCTGCCCTACGACAAGATGCTGCAGGCGTCGCTCTTCGGCCGCGGCGTCGACATGTCCGGCGGTCCGGAGACGCCGAAGCCGGCCTGGCCGACGCCTTTCGCCTACAAGACCAATGTCGAGAAAGCGAAGGCGCTCGTCGCGGCCGCTGGCGGCGGCTTCTCGACGACGCTGCAGTTCGACGCCGGCAACGCGACCGTGGCCGAGCCGATGTCGGTGCTGATCAAGGAAGCGCTCGGCTCGATCGGCATCGAGGTCGAGATCACCAAGGTTCCGGGCGCGAATTTCCGCACCGAGATCGCCAAGAAGACCAATCCGATGACGCTGAACCGCTTCGCCGGCTGGCTCGACTATCCGGACTACTACCTGTTCTGGACGATGCACGGCAACAATTCGATCTTCAACATCGCCAATTACCAGAACCCGGAACTCGACAAGCTGATCGACGCTGCGCGCTTCACTACCGACAAGGCGGCTTACGAGAAGTTCGTGGTCGACTTTGTCAAGCTGGTCGAGCGCGAGGTGCCGATGATCCCGATCGCGCAGCCGACGCATGACGTGGCGATGCAGAAGTCGATCGGCGGCTATCAGTTCCAGCCCTGCCGCGAGCCGGATTTCCGCTACTTGACCAAGGGCTGACGCTTCGCTGCGAGCGGGCGCGAAACGCCCGCTCGTCATGCACTGTCGAATACCAGGGAGCCTGGCATGCTGAGCATGATCGCCGCCCGCCTGAAGACCACGATCCCTTCGGTGATCGGCGTCATCATCGTGACCTTCCTGCTGACGCGCGTGTTGCCCGGCGATACGGCCGCCTATTTCGCCGGCCCGGCCGCCTCGAACGAGGCGATCGCCGAGATCCGCGGCAAGCTCGGGCTCGACAGGCCGCTGCCGGTCCAGTTCGTCTCCTATGTCACGGCACTGGTGAGGGGCGATCTCGGCACCTCGCTGACGACGGGACAGCCGGTCACGGCCGACCTCGCGCAGCGCCTGCCGGCCTCGGCTGAGCTCACCTTGTTCGGCCTGCTGATCTCGATGGCGGTCGCGTTGCCGCTGGGTGTGCTGGCGGCGGTGCGGCAGGGTTCCTGGATCGACCATCTCTGCCGGATCGTCGCCACGGCCGGCGTCTCGCTGCCGGTTTTCTTCACCGGGCTGCTGCTGGTCTATGTCTTCTATTTCATCCTCGGCTGGGCTCCCGCGCCGCTCGGGCGGCTCGATGTCTTCTTCTCCGAGCCGCCACGCGTCACCGGCTTCCTGCTGATCGACAGCCTGATCGCGTGGGATCTCGAGATATTCCGGGCTGCGCTCTCTCAGCTTCTGCTGCCGGCGCTGACGCTCGCGATCTTCTCGCTGGCGCCGATCACCCGGATGACGCGCGCTTCGATGCTCGCCGTGCTCGGCGCCGATTTCGTGCGCACGGCCCGCGCCAGCGGCCTTTCCGGCCGCAAGGTCATCGGCACCTACGCCTTCCGCAACGCCATGCTGCCGGTCGTCACCACGCTCGGCATGGTCTTCTCCTTCCTGCTCGGTGCCAATGTGCTGGTCGAGAAGGTCTTCGCCTGGCCCGGCGTCGGCTCCTACGCGGTCGAGGCGTTGCTGGCCTCGGACTACGCGCCGATCCAGGGCTTCGTGCTGACGATGGCGATCCTCTACGTCGCGCTGAACCTGATGATCGACATTCTCTACGGTGTCATCGACCCCCGTGTCCGGCTGGAGGGCTAAAGCATGAACGAGGTGAGCAAGATCGAGCCCGCCCAGTTGCGCTTCGAGGCGCCGCCCTCGACGTCGCTTCTCGCCCATGCCCGGCACATCGTCGCGGAAAACCCCGTCACCGGCTTCGCCTTCGGGCTGTTCGCGCTGATCCTGCTGGCGGCGATCTTCGGTCCCTGGCTCGTCCCCTATGATCCTCTGGCCTCGAATACCAACGCGGCCCTGCAGGGGCCGAGCACGGCCCACTGGTTCGGCACCGACCAGCTCGGCCGCGACATCTTCAGCCGCGTCGTCGCGGCGACGCGGCTCGACTTTTCGATCGCCGTCACCTCAGTCGCGCTCGTCTTCCTGCTCGGCGGGCTCGCCGGCGTCATGGCCGGCTTCTTCGGCGGCTGGGTCGACACGCTGGTCGGACGCATCGCCGATACGATCATGGCCTTCCCGCTCTTCGTGCTGGCGATGGGCATCGTCGCGGCGCTCGGCAACAGCGTGACCAACATCGTCATCGCCACTGCCATCATCAACTTCCCGCTCTATGCTCGCGTCGCCCGTGCCGAGGCCAATATCCGCCGCGAGGCAGGCTTCGTGCAGGCCGCTCGGCTCTCGGGCAATTCGGAATGGCGGCTGCTGCTGACGCAGATCGTGCCCAACATCATGCCGATCATGGCCGTGCAGATGTCGCTGACCATGGGCTACGCCATCCTGAACGCGGCGGGGCTGTCCTTCATCGGTCTCGGCGTCAGGCCGCCCACGCCGGAATGGGGCATCATGGTCGCCGAGGGAGCGAGCTTCATCGTCTCCGGCGAGTGGTGGGTCGCCTTCTTCCCAGGCTTGGCCCTGATGACCGCGGTGTTCTGTTTCAACCTGCTCGGGGACGGCGTGCGCGACCTCGTCGACCCGCAGCGGAGGAACTGACGATGAGCACGCCTCTCCTCAACGTCCGGAACCTCACCGTCGAATTCGCCACCCGCCGCGGCACGGTGCAGGCGGTGAAGGCGATCGACATCAGCGTCGGCAAGGGCGAAACGGTCGCCATCGTCGGCGAATCCGGCTCCGGAAAATCCGTGACCTCCTATGCCGTGGTGCGCATCCTCGACCGTGCCGGCCGGGTGGCCGATGGCTCGATCGCATTTTCCGGCGTCGACCTCGTCTCTGCGACGGAGGCGCAGATGCGCGACCTGCGCGGGCGCGAAATCTCGATGATCTTCCAGAACCCGCGCGCCGCGCTGAACCCGATCCGCAAGGTCGGCAAGCAGATCGAGGACGTACTCCTCCAGCACGTCCAGGCGACGCGCGCGACCGCGCGGGAGAAGGCGATCGAGGCGCTGGAGAAGGTCAGGATCGCGCGCGCCGCCGAACGCTACGACGCCTATCCGTTCGAGCTCTCCGGCGGCATGTGCCAGCGCGTGGTCATCGCGCTGGCACTGGCCTGCCAGCCGCAGCTCCTGATCGCGGACGAGCCGACAACCGGCCTCGACGTCACCACCCAGAAGGCGGTGATGGACCTCATCGTCGAGCTGACGCGCGAGCGCGGTATGTCGACCATCCTGATTACCCACGATCTCGGCCTCGCCGCCGCCTATTGCGACAAGGTGGTGGTGATGGAGAAGGGCCGCGTCGTGGAGACGGCGAGCGCCGCCGAGATCTTCCGCAACCCGCAGCACCCCTATACGCGCAAGCTGATGCAGGCGACGCCCCGCATCGGGATGAGCCTGCGCGATCTCTTGCCGAACGATCAGGCGAAGCGCGCGCCCTCCAGGCCGCCGGCCGCGCCGGCCGCCGCGAAATCCCGGCCAGCCTCGTCCGGCGAAGCGCCTCTTCTCGTCGTCGAGAACCTGATCAAGGAATATCCGCGCCCGGCCAAGGGCAGCTTCCTCGCGAAGCTCCGCGGCAAGGCCGAGCCCGAAAAGCCGGCCTTCCGCGCCGTCGACGGCATCGGCTTCGAGGTCCGGCGCGGGGAAACGCTGGGGCTCGTCGGAGAATCCGGCTGCGGCAAATCGACGACGTCGATGATGGTCAACCGCCTCCTCGACCCGACAGCGGGACGCATCGTCTTCGACGGCCACGACATCGGCGCGATCCCGGCGAAGCAGTTCGCCGCATCGCTTTTCCGGCGGCGCATCCAGATGGTGTTCCAGGATCCGACCGACAGCCTCAATCCGCGCTTCACCGCCGAGCGGGCCATCGTCGATCCGATCCTGCGCATGGGGAGCATCCGGGGACGAGCGGCGCTCCGGGCCCGCTGCGAGGAACTCGCCCAGCTCGTCGGCCTGCCGGTCGAGCTGATCGACCGCTTCCCGCATCAGCTCTCCGGCGGGCAGAAGGCGCGCGTCGGCATCGCGCGGGCGATCGCGCTCGACCCCGATCTCGTCATCCTCGACGAGCCGACGGCGGCCCTCGACGTCTCGGTCCAGGCCGTCGTGCTCAACCTGCTGGACGAACTCAAGCAGCGGCTCGGCATGAGCTACATCTTCGTCTCGCACGATCTCAACGTCGTGCGCCTGCTGTGCGACCGGGTCATCGTCATGCGCGGCGGGCAGATCATCGAGCAGGGCACGGCTGAAGAGGTGCTCGGTGCTCCCAGGGCGGAGTATACGAAAGAGCTGCTGACGGCGATTCCGCACCCGCCGACGTAGACATTGCCACCACCACGCCACGCCGAAGCAGCAGGCCCATGAAGATCAACGATCCAGCCGTCCTTGCCGAAGTCGAAGCCGCCTTCGCCGCCTACGAGAAGGCGCTGACCACGAACGATGTCGAGACGCTCGACCGGCTGTTCAGGAACGCGCCGGAGACGCTGCGCTATGGCGTTGGCGAGAACCTCTACGGCTATGCCGAGATCGCGGCGTTCAGGGCAGGGCGCTCGCCCGCCGGATTGATGCGGATGCTGGAACGCACCTGGATCACCACCTATGGCGATGATTTCGCCACCGCCAACACGCTGTTCCGGCGCGAGAGCATGCCCGGCAAGGTCGGGCGCCAGAGCCAGAGCTGGGTTCGGTTCCCGGAAGGCTGGCGCGTCGTGGCCGCGCATGTCAGCATCATCCCCGAGTAGCGGCGGCTTGCTCACCCGCACCGAGAACCTGCGCCTGCAGCTTGCTGACGAGATCGTCTCGGGTCTGCTCGCCCCCGGCCAGGCGCTCGATGAACAGGAACTGGCAAAACGCTTCGGCGTCTCGCGCACGCCGGTTCGCGAGGCGATCCGGCAACTCTCCGCCTCCGGGCTGGTGCAGGTCCGGCCGCATCGGGGTGCGTTCGTCGCGCTGCCGACTCGGGATCAGCTTCACGACATGTTCGAGGCGATGGCCGAGCTGGAAGCGCTGTGCGCCGGGTTTTCCGCTCGCAACATGACCACGGCCGAGCGCCACATGCTGGACGCGATCCACCAGGACCTGCGTGGGCTGGTGCATGAGGGCGATCCGCTGCGCTACCACGAGCGCAACGAAGCCTTTCACGGTGCGATCTACGTCGGCGCCCATAACGGCTATCTGGCCGAGATGACCGTGATGACCCGCAACCGCGTCGCGCCGTTCCGGCGCGCCCAGTTCCGCACGACCGGCCGTCTGGCCGAGTCGTGGCGGGAACACGACCTGGTCGTGCAGGCGATCCTGCGCGGCGACCGGCAGGCGGCGGCCGAGGCGATGCGCGCCCATCTCGGCTTCGTCCGCGATGCGTTCCGCAGCTATGCCGGGGCGGGCTGAGCCGCCTGCGCGGCGACGAAGGCCCGCCAGCCGCCGAAATCGGTGACGTCCTGCGCATCGTCCGTCGCAACCGCCTCGCACAGGAAGCCCTTGACCCGCGTGCCGTCGGCCAGCGCCAGCGTGCCGATCCCCAGCGGCGCGGGGATGCCGGCGACGAAGCGGCCGAACCCCTCCGGCGGCAGCGACCAGACCTCGACGGCGATCGGCCTGCCACCGGCCGCGACGCGCACCAGGCCCGGCCGCATCGGCGGGCCGCCCGGCAAGGCGTAGAGGCGGTAATCGGCGCTGGTCGTCGCGGTACGGACGAAACTGCCGCCCAACGCCGTCAGTTCGCCGTTGAGCGGCATGCCGGACAGATGGGCGCCGACGACCGCGATCTCGATCTCTCCGGGCGAAGATGCAGCCGGCCATTCCGGCGCAGCCGGCATCGGCAGGCCGGTCGCGCCGAGCGGCAGGCCGGCAGCCGCGTGGAGAGCCCGGCCGAAGCCGGCGAGCGCCGCATCCCGACCTGCCGGCGCGATCAACGTGACGCCCCTGGCCGTTCCGTCGCTCTCCAGGGCGGCCGGCACCGCCAGCGCGGCGAGATCGAGCAGGTTCACGAAATTGGTGTAGCGGCCGAGCATGGAATTGGCGCCGATCGGGTCGGCCGCCATCTCGGCCAGCGTCGCCGGACGCGGGGCCGTCGGCACCATCAGCATATCGACGGTCTTCATCGTCGCCTTCGCAGCAAGCGAGAGCTCCGCCAGGCGATAGCGCGCGGCGAAAGCCGCGGCGGCATCCGGAAGCGGTCCGCCGGCGATCACCTGCCGGATCACGGGCAGGATCGCCTCCGGAGCGCGCTCAAAGAGATCGCGGATGGCGAGCCAGCGTTCGGCCACCCAAGGACCGTCATAGAGCAGCCGCGCCGCTTCGTAGAAGGGCGCGAAGTCGAGCGGAACGATCTCCGCGCCCAGCGCGGCCGCGCGGTCCAGCGCCGCCTCGTAGCTCGCCTCAGACAGGCCGTCGCCGGCGAAGTCGCGCTCGGCAGGTCCCGGCACGCCGATGCGGATGGCAGGCGGCGCGGAGCCGGGCCGGCCGAGCGGCAGCGACCGGGAGAACGGGTCGGCAGCATCGGGTCCCGCCATGACCTCGAGGACGGCCCAGGCGTCCTCGACCGTCAGGGCGAAGACCGAGACGCAATCGAGCGTGCGGCATGCCGGCACGACGCCGGCGCTCGGCACCAGCCCGACGCTCGGCTTCAGCCCGACGATGTTCTGCAAGCCGGCCGGAACGCGCCCCGAGCCCGCCGTATCGGTGCCGAGCGCGACCGGCACGATCCCGGCAGCGACCGCGCTCGCCGAGCCGGAACTTGACCCGCCGGGCACGAGATCGGCGCGCAGCGCGTTGCGCGGCGTCCCATAGGGCGAGCGCGTGCCGTTGAGCCCGGTCGCGAACTGGTCGAGATTGGTCTTGCCGATGACGATAGCGCCCTCGGCCCGAAGCCGAGCGACGGCGCTGGCATCCTGCGCCGGCGTATAGGCGAAGGCCGGGCAGGCAGCGGTGGTCGGCAAGCCGGCGACGTCGATATTGTCCTTCACGGCCACCGGGATGCCCCAGAGCTTGCGCCCCCGCGGCCCCTCCGCCTGCAGCCGCTCCGCCTCGGCGAGGACATCGGCTTCCGCGCGCAGCGCGATGAACATCGCCGGATCGCCATGCGCCCGCCAGCGGACGTAGCAGCCTGCCACGGTCTCGCGGAGAAGCCGTGTCCCCGCCCGATGCGCGGCCAGAAGTTCGGTCAAGCTCAGCATGCGGCTCCTCCATCAGGCTGCCCAAACGACGGGCACTTCCCGCCGGCATGCATGCAAGAGTTGTGCGCGCTGCCCGCTGGCGACGTCGGGCGGCGCCGTGCTCGCGAGGGACGGAGCGATCTCCCCAGCTCCCCGGTGAGCGGGCACGCCCCTTGCACAGCCCCGGCATCCATCGCCAGGGAGCCGCCATGGGCAGCCTCGTCGTTCCGGCTCGTCCTTCACCCTTCGCGTTCCAGCCGGCGCGGACAGCGCTGCTCATGATCGACATGCAGCGGGATTTCCTCGAGCCCGGCGGCTTCGGCGAAGCGCTCGGCAACGACGTCTCGCGGTTGCGCGCCGCGATCGCTCCCTGCCGGGCGCTTCTCGACATGGCGCGAGAGGCCGGCCTCTTCGTCATCCACACGCGCGAGGGCCATCGCGCCGATCTTTCCGATGCGCCGTCCGCCAAGCTGGAGCGATCTCCTCCCGAGAAGCGCATCGGCGCCTGCGGCCCCATGGGCCGCATCCTGGTGCGTGGTGAGCCGGGCCACGACATCGTCCCGGAACTCGCGCCGCTCCCCGGCGAGCCCGTCATCGACAAGCCCGGCAAGGGCGCGTTCTACCAGACCGATCTCGAACTGATGCTGCGCAACCGCAGCATTGCGTCGCTGGTCGTCGCCGGTGTCACCACCGAGGTCTGCGTGCACACCACGATCCGCGAGGCGAACGACCGTGGCTATCGCTGCCTCGTGCCGGGCGATGCCTGCGCTTCCTATTTCGCCGAGTTTCACGAGGTCGGGCTGCGGATGATCGCGGCCCAGGGCGGCATCTTCGGCAGCGTCACGACCAGCGCCGAGATCCGAGCGGCCTTCATGGCCGCGGCAGATCGCACAGAGGGAACGACAGCATGACGACGGGCAGCGGTTCGCCGGGCGGGTTCGATCCCGCCCGTCATCTCGAGGTGATGGCGCCGACGCTGGGCCTGACCATCGGCGAAGAGCAGAAGCCGGTCGTGCTGCAGTTCCTCGCCATCGCCCACAGCATGGCGCGGATCGTCGATGCGGCGCCGCTCGCGGACGACAGGCTGGAGCTGGCGCCGAATTTCCGTCCCGGCCTCCCGGGGGATGGCCGATGAGCGACGCCTTTGTTCCGGCTCACGAGGCCGCGCGCCGCATTCGCGATGGCGAAGCCACGGCCGAGGAGGTGGTGACCGCGGCGCTCGCCCGCATCGCCAGGCTCGATCCACAGGTGAACGCCTTCACCGATGTCACGACGGAACGCGCCCTGGAGCAGGCGCGCGGAACCGATCTCGCGCGCTCGCGCGGAGAACCGCTCGGCCCGCTGGCGGGCGTGCCCTTCGCCGCCAAGAACCTGTTCGACATCGCCGGCCTGCCGACGCGGGCCGGCTCCAGGATCAACCGCGAGCGGCCGCCGGCCTCGCGCGACGCCGTGCTGGTCGAGCGCCTCGGCGCAGCCGGCGCGATCCTTCTCGGCGGCCTCAACATGGGCGAGTATGCCTATGACTTCACCGGCGAGAATGCCCATGACGGCCCCTGCCGGAACCCGCATGACCTTGCGCGGATGGCCGGTGGCTCCTCTTCCGGCTCAGGCGCTGCAACGGCCGCCGGTTTCGTGCCGATCGCGCTCGGCTCGGACACCAACGGCTCGATCCGCGTTCCCGGCTCCCTCTGTGGCGTCTTCGGGCTGAAGCCGACCTATGGGCGCCTGCCGCGCACGCGCTCCTTCCCCTTCTGCGACTCCCTCGACCATCTTGGACCGCTGGCGCGGGACGTGACCGACCTCGCTCTCGCTTATGATCTGATGCAGGGCCCCGATGCGGGTGATCCCGCCTGTGCGCAGCGGCCGATCGAGCCGACAATGCCGCAACTGCATGCTGGTGTCGCGGGGCTGCGCATCGCCGTGGCGAGTGGATATTTCGCGACCGACGGCATGCCGGAAGCCGAAGCTGCGGTCGCGACGGTCGCGAAGGCGCTCGGAGCCAAGCCCGGCCTCGACATCGCGGGCGCCGCGATCGCGCGCGCGGCGGCTTTCCTGATCACCAACGTGGAAAGCTCCAGTTTCCATTTGCCGCGCTTGCGGGAGCGCGTCGACGATTTCGACCCCGAGACGCGAGATCGTTTCCTGGCGGGCGCTCTGTTGCCGGCCGCGTGGTACGTCCAGGCCCAGCGTGCCCGTCGCTGGTTTCATGACGAGATGATAGGGCGCTTCGCCGATGTCGATCTCATCCTTGCGCCGGCTACGCCATGCCCCGCGCCGCTCATCGGCCAAAAGACCCTGGAGGTGAGGGGTGAAACCCTGCCGCTGCGCCCCAGCTTGGGGCTGTTCACGCAGCCGATCTCCTGCATCGGGTTGCCCGTCGTCGTCGTACCGGTTCAGGGGGCTGGGCTCCCGATCGGTGTCCAGCTCATCGCGCCGCCGTGGCGCGAGGATATTTGCCTGAGAGCCGCCTATGCACTGCAGGTCATGGGGGTTTGCCGCGCCGCTGGTTCAGAGGAGATCGAAAGCCTTCCCTGAACCGCACTCGACGACCGCCCGCATCGAGTACCAGGCCATGTCGCCCACGGCGCCCATCGGCTCGTCGGTCGGGTCGAAGCGGATATTCTCCCGATCCGAGAAGGGGAAATAGAACATGGTATGCAGTGAGCCGGGAAAGCCGATCAGCTCGGCGAGGGGAGGGGACGACGGTCTGGCCTCACGCGGCGTCCGCGCGAGGCTTGCGGGGCGCCGGCTTGCCGCGCTCATGGTTGGCCTACTTCAGGCGACGCAACAGTTCTTTCGCGACGTCCGGGGCTGAGGCGGGATTTTGACCGGTGATCAATTCACGGTCGGTGACGACGTATGAAGTGTAGGGAACGGTGTTGCTCTGGTACTTGGCACCAGCATCATGAAGCGCTGTCTGCGGGTAGAACTTCATCTCGCCGCCGTTGAGCTGGCCCTTCGCGATGTCTTCTTCCTGGTTGCTGATCACCGTCATCCGGTAGCCGGCATAGATCCAATTCCGCGCCTTTGCCGAACCGTTGGTCTCAAGTCCACGGACAAAAACTTGGGCGTCCGGCATGGCCGAAAGCAACGCGATGGGGCCATGGCAGGCCAGAGCCGTGGTCTTGCCCTTGTTGTGGAAGTCAGCGAGAAGCCTTCCCAGTTCCGGACTGACCAGCAGGTCCTGCATCGGTGCGTGACCACCGGGGACATAAACCGCGTCGAAATTGTCGTAGCCGATCTGCTCGACCCGGGCGAGGCTGACAACCGGTGAATCGCTCTTTGATGTGAGCTTGAGCTTGTCGAGTAGGGCGCTGCTCTCGCGCATCGCCGCTTCGTCACCGCCGAAATGCATCTTGTCCACCGAGGACTTGTCCAACGTCGGCGCCATGCCGTTGGGAGTGGCAAAAGTGATCCGATGGTTGGCATCAAGCAGCGCCTTTACCGGCTGCATCAGTTCATTGAGGTAGAAGCCGGTTTCGAGGACTTTGCCGTCCTTCAGGTCGAGGTGATCGGAGTCCGAGAGGACGACCAAAACATTCCCAGCGTAGGCGCTGGCAGTGCTGAGGCTGAGCGCCAGCGCGGCGGCGGCGGCGATATGGAATGGTTTCATCTTTAATCTCCAGGCGAACGCCATCCACCGCCCTTCCGGGCGGATAGGCCATCGCCATGAATGCTGCTCGATCAGTTAGTTGGCGGTCAGGAGGTCGCGGAGGGCCTCACCCACACCGGTCGCCGATTGCGGATTCTGGCCGGTAACCAGCCTGCCGTCGACAATCACCTTGGCAGTCCAGTCGGGAGCCGCGTGGTGATACGCACCGCGCTCGGTAAGCGTGCTGGCAAGCAGGAAAGGCACGACCTTATCGAGCTTGACCGCGCGCTCCTCGTCGTCGGTGAAGGCTGCGACATTCTTGCCGGCGACAAGATGCGCTCCGTTGCTGAGCGAGACATTTACCAGCGCGGCTGGGCCGTGGCAGACGGCGGCAACGACACCGCCGGCCTCGAAAATGGCGCTGGTGACGCTGTTGACAGCCGGGCTCGTCGGGAAATCCCACATCGCGCCATGGCCGCCGGCAAAGAAGATTGCGGAGTAACGTTTCGGATCTGCATCGGCGAGGCGCAATGTCTGGCGAATGCTGTTGCGGAAGCCTTCGTCGTTCCAGTAACGCGCGTTGGTCGCGTCCTTCAGATCGAGGCCATCGACCGGTGGCTCACCGCCTTCGATAGAAGCGAATTCCACAGGAATACCAGCTGCCTCGAGGACTGCCAGAGGATGTGTAACTTCGCCGAGGAAGAAGCCGGTCGGCTCGCCGCCTTCTCCCTTTTCGCCGTGACTGGTTAGGACAAACAGGACAGGTTTTTGTCCCTGAATTGCACTAGGCATGAACTCTCTCCTGATTGAAACGACGGATGCGCGAAGCGACGTCAGCTCAGAGGAGAACTATTTCTGCTCTGTGGGGCGATAAAGATCAGTTCAAGGAATTCATTTGTTCGCCAACGAGCAAAATGGCGCGGCAGTGAGCGGAAGGGATATTCGATGGCTCTCCGGCCATCCGTCTCGCCTAGACCAAGGCCTTGCCGACGGAGGCGCCACCGTCCACGGAGATTGCCTGGCCCGTGATAAGCCGGCGTCTTCTGACAGGCGAAACTCTAAGCCGACCAAGGCGCTTTATTGTCGCCTCCATGACGAATAAATCTTCCTGGAAGGAATTGATTTATTCGTAAGGGGCAAGAATGGGTCGTCGATTTGACCACCTTGGTGACGTGGAAGCGCTCGTAACCGTCGCGGAAAAGGGGTCGATGACCGAAGGAGCGGTCGCGTTGTCGACCACGCCTTCGGTCCTCAGCCGGGCTATTACCCGACTGGAAACGCGCTTGGGTGCTCAGTTGATGCGCCGGACAACCCGACGGCTGAGCCTGACCGATGCCGGTCGTGCCTATATCGAGCAGGCGCGTGCCGCTTTTTCACTGATTGATGATGCGGAGCGGGCAATTCAGGGAAAAGAAGGAGAGCTGCTGACCGGCCATGTGCGTCTCAGCGTGCCTACGACCTACGGCCATTACAGACTGCCAGTCATGCTAAGTGGGTTCGCGCACGCTTATCCCGAGGTGCAGATCGAACTGAGTATCACCAATCGCAATGTCGATCTGATAGCCGAAGGCTACGATCTGGCGATCCGCCTCGGGCCTCTGCCCGACAGTGGTCTGGTCGCTCGCAAACTGGAGGATGCTCCGCTCCGCCTGGTCGCCGCTCCGGGGTATGTCGAGCGGATGGGCGTGCCTCAGTCGATTGAGAATCTGTTGGAGCACGAGTGTTTGCCCTTCGTCATGCCGAGCACCGGCCGCTGTGCACCGTGGCTATTCCACGTCGACGGTCGCGACATCGAATGGACGCCGCCTGGCCGCATTCGGGTCTTTGACGACGTGTTGGGTGTGATGTCGCTTGCGGAAAGCGGTTTGGG
It includes:
- a CDS encoding ABC transporter substrate-binding protein, which translates into the protein MAITRRAAIAGGLSAPFLMTGRAGAQSPSRSETLLLVQEYGPNSLDMQGIGASQPVNGVALNCYDRLLRFKPVPIPAGGGNQVSMGELEGELAESWQIASDGMSCTFKLRDAKFHSGRPVTAKDVKWSLDRAVTIGGFATTQMNAGSLEKPEQFVVVDDKTFRVDFLRKDKLTMPNLAVTIPFVFDSELAIKNSGGDPLAKEWLKNNVAGSGAFKVESWKPGVETIYVRNDDWASGPLPKLRRIIARDIASPSTRRALIERGDADISYGLPPKDFKDLLDGGKINVVGVPIPNGVWGLYLNSQVGPFKDVRLRQAVAWVLPYDKMLQASLFGRGVDMSGGPETPKPAWPTPFAYKTNVEKAKALVAAAGGGFSTTLQFDAGNATVAEPMSVLIKEALGSIGIEVEITKVPGANFRTEIAKKTNPMTLNRFAGWLDYPDYYLFWTMHGNNSIFNIANYQNPELDKLIDAARFTTDKAAYEKFVVDFVKLVEREVPMIPIAQPTHDVAMQKSIGGYQFQPCREPDFRYLTKG
- a CDS encoding ABC transporter permease encodes the protein MLSMIAARLKTTIPSVIGVIIVTFLLTRVLPGDTAAYFAGPAASNEAIAEIRGKLGLDRPLPVQFVSYVTALVRGDLGTSLTTGQPVTADLAQRLPASAELTLFGLLISMAVALPLGVLAAVRQGSWIDHLCRIVATAGVSLPVFFTGLLLVYVFYFILGWAPAPLGRLDVFFSEPPRVTGFLLIDSLIAWDLEIFRAALSQLLLPALTLAIFSLAPITRMTRASMLAVLGADFVRTARASGLSGRKVIGTYAFRNAMLPVVTTLGMVFSFLLGANVLVEKVFAWPGVGSYAVEALLASDYAPIQGFVLTMAILYVALNLMIDILYGVIDPRVRLEG
- a CDS encoding ABC transporter permease, translating into MNEVSKIEPAQLRFEAPPSTSLLAHARHIVAENPVTGFAFGLFALILLAAIFGPWLVPYDPLASNTNAALQGPSTAHWFGTDQLGRDIFSRVVAATRLDFSIAVTSVALVFLLGGLAGVMAGFFGGWVDTLVGRIADTIMAFPLFVLAMGIVAALGNSVTNIVIATAIINFPLYARVARAEANIRREAGFVQAARLSGNSEWRLLLTQIVPNIMPIMAVQMSLTMGYAILNAAGLSFIGLGVRPPTPEWGIMVAEGASFIVSGEWWVAFFPGLALMTAVFCFNLLGDGVRDLVDPQRRN
- a CDS encoding ABC transporter ATP-binding protein, coding for MSTPLLNVRNLTVEFATRRGTVQAVKAIDISVGKGETVAIVGESGSGKSVTSYAVVRILDRAGRVADGSIAFSGVDLVSATEAQMRDLRGREISMIFQNPRAALNPIRKVGKQIEDVLLQHVQATRATAREKAIEALEKVRIARAAERYDAYPFELSGGMCQRVVIALALACQPQLLIADEPTTGLDVTTQKAVMDLIVELTRERGMSTILITHDLGLAAAYCDKVVVMEKGRVVETASAAEIFRNPQHPYTRKLMQATPRIGMSLRDLLPNDQAKRAPSRPPAAPAAAKSRPASSGEAPLLVVENLIKEYPRPAKGSFLAKLRGKAEPEKPAFRAVDGIGFEVRRGETLGLVGESGCGKSTTSMMVNRLLDPTAGRIVFDGHDIGAIPAKQFAASLFRRRIQMVFQDPTDSLNPRFTAERAIVDPILRMGSIRGRAALRARCEELAQLVGLPVELIDRFPHQLSGGQKARVGIARAIALDPDLVILDEPTAALDVSVQAVVLNLLDELKQRLGMSYIFVSHDLNVVRLLCDRVIVMRGGQIIEQGTAEEVLGAPRAEYTKELLTAIPHPPT
- the hpxZ gene encoding oxalurate catabolism protein HpxZ, with protein sequence MKINDPAVLAEVEAAFAAYEKALTTNDVETLDRLFRNAPETLRYGVGENLYGYAEIAAFRAGRSPAGLMRMLERTWITTYGDDFATANTLFRRESMPGKVGRQSQSWVRFPEGWRVVAAHVSIIPE
- a CDS encoding GntR family transcriptional regulator — its product is MSASSPSSGGLLTRTENLRLQLADEIVSGLLAPGQALDEQELAKRFGVSRTPVREAIRQLSASGLVQVRPHRGAFVALPTRDQLHDMFEAMAELEALCAGFSARNMTTAERHMLDAIHQDLRGLVHEGDPLRYHERNEAFHGAIYVGAHNGYLAEMTVMTRNRVAPFRRAQFRTTGRLAESWREHDLVVQAILRGDRQAAAEAMRAHLGFVRDAFRSYAGAG